A region of Micromonospora sp. WMMD882 DNA encodes the following proteins:
- a CDS encoding helix-turn-helix domain-containing protein: MTSRRQVSADLNSDLGAYVKAWRHRLAPDDHQAPRHRRRRRSNVTQEEIADVVGVSVVWYSNLERGVRANYSDAFLDAVTEALRLNRYERELMYLLAIGRMPAPALTGPDPGALDPALRHFVEGQRWATYVLDRYAHVVLHNEVCESYYPWLRTDPSYSRWLFTDADARRRLVNWESDWVAPLLTELRITRARHPQDTGIAALVDAWLETSPEVRGLWDDHAQPYPLRSRRGMRLSGDQQTTLVDVVTLTDPSVNDLQIVSLLPVAGEA, from the coding sequence TGAAGGCGTGGCGTCACCGGCTCGCCCCGGACGACCACCAGGCGCCCCGACACCGTCGGCGGCGGCGGTCGAACGTGACCCAGGAGGAGATCGCCGACGTCGTCGGGGTCAGCGTCGTCTGGTACAGCAACCTGGAGCGCGGCGTGCGGGCCAACTACTCGGACGCGTTCCTCGACGCGGTGACCGAGGCGCTGCGCCTGAACCGGTACGAGCGGGAGCTGATGTACCTGCTGGCGATCGGCCGCATGCCGGCCCCGGCCCTGACCGGCCCGGACCCGGGCGCCCTGGACCCGGCCCTGCGGCACTTCGTCGAGGGCCAGCGCTGGGCGACCTACGTCCTCGACCGGTACGCGCACGTGGTGCTGCACAACGAGGTGTGCGAGAGCTACTACCCCTGGCTGCGCACCGATCCCAGCTACTCCCGCTGGCTGTTCACCGACGCCGACGCCCGCCGGCGGCTGGTCAACTGGGAGAGCGACTGGGTGGCCCCGCTGCTGACCGAGCTGCGGATCACCCGGGCCCGGCACCCCCAGGACACCGGCATCGCCGCGCTCGTCGACGCCTGGCTGGAGACCAGCCCCGAGGTCCGTGGCCTGTGGGACGACCACGCCCAGCCGTACCCGCTGCGGTCCCGCCGGGGCATGCGGCTCTCCGGTGACCAGCAGACGACGCTCGTCGACGTCGTCACCCTGACCGACCCGAGCGTGAACGACCTGCAGATCGTGTCGCTGCTGCCGGTCGCCGGGGAGGCGTAG
- a CDS encoding MbtH family protein, with translation MNPFDDENGTFFVLANAEGQHSLWPEFAEVPAGWTVEWGPGGREEALRHVEENWLDMRPKSLALAMARAEKQGR, from the coding sequence ATGAATCCATTTGACGACGAAAACGGCACGTTTTTCGTGCTGGCGAACGCGGAAGGGCAGCACTCGCTGTGGCCGGAATTCGCCGAGGTCCCGGCGGGCTGGACCGTGGAGTGGGGCCCGGGCGGCCGGGAGGAGGCGCTGCGGCACGTCGAGGAGAACTGGCTGGACATGCGACCGAAGAGCCTCGCCCTGGCGATGGCGCGGGCCGAGAAGCAGGGGCGCTGA